Genomic DNA from Solanum dulcamara chromosome 4, daSolDulc1.2, whole genome shotgun sequence:
TACCTGAGAAGGGAAAGAAACTAATCAAAGAGAAACTTGATAAGGTGAAAAGAGAAATGGAACTGTTTGGACCCCAGGCAGTAGTGAGCAAATATCGTGAATATGCAGATGAAAAGGAAGAGGACTACCTATGGTGGCTTGATCTACCTTGTGTATTGGTAATTATTACATTTTTCATTTGTCATTTTTCGTACTTAAAAGGAAATTGATCAATTGAGGGGAACACAATTAAGAAGAGCATGGCCTCATACGAGAGGCTTCTGAACTGTCGGGCATGGAGATTGTATGATTAAAACAAATATGAAATCCTTCCTTTTACTGCAGACAAGACTATTTCCTAGTTCCTTTATTAACAGTGACATTCCTGCCAACATATGCCACTATTACTGCAGTAAGATAGAACCCGTGCAACCTAGAGGTTATTGGTGCACATATTGACCAAAGGTTATTGGTGCAATTTATttcttgagccaagggtctattggaaacaacctctctacctcccatggtaggggtaaggtctgcttacacactaccctccccaaaccccacttgtgggactataccgggtatgttgttgttattgactTATTGTCCAAAGACTTGTATTGGGGAACTTTTGGAGCTATTTTCTGGAGGGTTTTATTAGTTTCCCAATGTTAAGGCACTCTAGAGTCTAGTCTTATTTTGTATTACCCAGTTACATCGTGATTTCTCAAACAATATCTGTTTCTGTTCTTGTTTGTAGTGTATTGAATTGTACACTGAGGAAGGAGGAGAGCTGAAGGTAGGATTCTATTCACTAGAGATGGCCGCTGATCTGGAATTGGATCCCAAGCAGTATCACGTAATTGCTTTTGAGGATGCTGGTGACTGTAAAAACCTTTGCTATATAATACAGGCTCATATGGAAATGCTTGGCAATGGGAGTGCCTTTGTTGTTGCACGACCTCCTAaggtaaatttatttatttgtggtGTAAAGGCATTTCTTTGATTAACTGGTCCTACACTTGTTCTTTACATAACGACAGTGCTTTCAAATCTAAAACGGTTGATAACATCATTGGTGGAGAAATTCCCAATGCATAAGAGGAGGGTTTGGGGAAATGAGTGGTGGGGGTGCTAATGTCTCTGATTAATATTTTTTCTGTGAGATCCTAAAACTGTCGGAATGCATATTGATTAGCATGTGATCACATTTTTGGAACATTTATGGATCTGTGTTTTTTCTTAAAACAATCTCTCCATCCAAATTTGGAATGCTGTGTAGTTGGACAAAAGAAAGTAGGATTTCCTACTCTCCTGATAAATTTCCTAGAAATCTTTAAATTGTATAAATGTGCTGTCAAGCTCCCCATTGTATAAATGTGCTAAATCTTCCTGCTGTCCTGAGCTAGAAATTCCATTAATGCTATTGTTTATTGTTTAAAAGCTTAATAAGCTAAACCAGATAGATTTCATTTCCTCTCTATTCTTTATTCTTTTACTTCTCACTTTCTGTGAAAAGTGAAATAGCTGGCGAATTGTGTCTGTACTCTGCTTTCTTTTTGCTTCTCTTAGCCTGTTACGTTATAGATCATAATACTGCTATCTAGAATTTTTCAGTGCTGTGgaagtattattttgttatttcattattgCATATTGTGCAGGATGCTTATCGGGATGCCAAAGCAAATGGTTTTAATGTGACAGTTATCAAGAAAGGGCAGCTGCAGCTCAATGTGGACCAGCCATTGGAAGAGGTGGAGGAAGCTATCACGGATATTGGGAGTAAGGTGTACCATGACAAAATCATGCGTGAACGATCTTTGGATGTAACTACAGTAATGAAAGGTGTATTTGGTACTGGAAAACCTACGAAAAAGAGGTACACTGCAACCATACACCTATCGCCAAATTTTAAAGCATGCACATCTTTTCTGGTGAACTGTATGAAGCCAGATATTTATATGATGCCTAGTTTCTCCCACTATTAGAACTCTTCTTGTGAATTTAACCTTCATGTTTTTCAGGAGGAGGTCACGGAAGAAGCTAAAAAAGCCCACTTCTAAATAGCTGTCATGTTGGTGTTTACAGGTACTAAATTTAATAGGTAGTTTTCGTTATAGTTTATTGTGAACTGATGACACCTTTAGAACAGTTCATAAACTACCTGCCAAACAGTCCAGTTTGAATTTTAACTTTCCGCTCTGCTTATACTTGCTAGTTATCAAGGAGCAAAAATCTTATCAACCCTCACCATAGACataataaaaaacatataaGCAGAAAGATTTAAACATCGCTTGCCCATCTTTTATGAGATCCACTCAAGATAGGATTACAGTAGAAGCTGAAAAGATCAATAAGGCCTTCGTTTGATATGTGTTGATTTCTATTTGAATTTATCGGGAAGAAATTTTTGGTTAGAGTTCCTTGACTTAATTTCTGTACCTCTCAATTTTCTTAACCCTTCACTTTCCCGTGTCCttttttgggaaaaaaaattgtaagtTGGTTTACCAACATATACTTTATTAGAGAGGGTAAAACTCATGAAAACAATGAAAAGTTGTATGTAAGTAGAACTATATTACCATGTCGGATTCCTTCTTGTACGGCCCACgtgatattttcttatgttttgaAAGCTTTAGGAATGATTGATTGAAAACTGATGCCACAATTTTGTTGATGCTGAAAGAGGAACTTAATGGCAGACTGGCAAGAGGCAGCCTCTGTTAATTGATTCATCATAACTGCGGAAGTGTTATGTATTTTGAGAAATTTAAAGGAGAGGTCTATATCGGTCTCGGTTTTGTCCTTTTAATTGGACAATTTACTTATGTTCCCCGAGGTTGAGACGGTGCTTAGCCAAATGAGAGATCGTCAGGGCGTATTTTCAGCTGCTGGATTATTCCTCAACCTTTGACAGGCTGGCTCTTCTTATAGGAACTATGTTGCCTAGTTTCTATTAGGCAACAATATTTTGTGGCGGGGCGTCATAATTAGCTGAGATGGTATTGTTCTTTAAGTTGTGATGGACATTTGAAATCTGAGCCTGAAGCAACCAGTTGAGTCGTTGACATTATCATTTTGCTTCTTTACCCGTTGAATATGAGTTCCATGATACATATTGAGTTGCTACAATTATCCTAGAATGAGAAATTAGACTCCTCCAACTGTGGAAAGACTGCGTGAAATTTTTTGTATTCGTGATAGTTTAGTCTCTAGACATCTCCTAATGTGGATAGTTCATGTAATTATATTGAACTGTTAAAGCGACTTCTGTGAAAATTATGAAGATTACAAAACTTGATTATTTTATATGCTGTCTTTGATTATTTTCTGGAGCTAGTATCCCTGTTTCTGAGAAACAGGAGCACCCTGAAGATAGattgagaaaaagaaaagttcgGTGCACTAAACTCCTGCTATGCTAAGTCTATGTAAAGGTCGGACTACAAGGGTCATTGTACACAGCGAGGTTGTTTCCACAACTTTAACAACATAGGATGCCCTTATCACTGATTTCCAAGAATCATACAATGATTGCAACTTAAGCTGTAAATTAGCTCAAATGAGCAAAATTGGTTGAAAGTGCAACTTATCATTTAGCATAACTCTAAGCACAACAATAATAAACTGACAAATCTGGAAGTGGCCAAAATGAATTGTCTTCTGGCCATTTTAATGCTCACAAAAAAAACAGCTTGCAATTTGACAAATTCAATAATGTTCATATACACATAATAAGCGAAAGCACAAAAACAATCTTCATCAATTTCTGCACTCCCCATTCACCTAATTCTACATACTGCAATTGCCTTTTAGCAATCTCTTCTTCATCAGCAACGGACGCCTAAAACAGAGCCACTACTGACTTGAATCATCACCCCACACTTCACTCCACTGTCCACCCTATGTGTAAACACCTTCAATACCCTAACTCTCCCAACCAACTTCATCCTCGTTTCCACCTCCATTGTGGGTCCCCCTCCAACGCCGTTCGCCGCCGTCGTCGGAATCATCCCGCCGGAGACATCAGCTTTCAGCTTGGCTGGAAGTGGGTAAGACTGTACATCAAATTTCGCCGACATATGCTGGGTCCTACCACCGTCGATCTTCCCGGCAGGGATAAAAACAAGACCCACTGGCTCCCCTGAGTAACTGAGCTGAAGCGAGCTGTCGTAGTGAGTGAACTCATCGCGATTTGGGTTTGTGACGGAGACGTACTGGAAGAAGGTGAAGTTAACGGTGCCGTTGGTAACGGAGAAAGTAGGGAATCGAACGGCCTCAACGGCGATTTTGGGAGATTTGGGTTTGAAGAGGAAGAAGTAAGCTACAACAATGGCTGCAACGAGAAAGAAGAGGAACACAGTGGCACAAATACATGAAGCAAAATTTGTTCGCCCTCTGCTGGGTTTAGATCTGTAAGGATCAAACATGGCTAAAGATTAAATCTTTTTCACTTGTATTATGAAACCCGGTAGGGAAAATTTAGTGCCAAGAAAGTAGAATAAGAAAGGGAGAGATGTCAATAAAGTGCTGGGTTAGCCTATCATTAGCAATAAAGAGAGAGGAGAAAAAAACTAGAGAGACATCAATGGCTGCTGCTTGGTTAAATTGTCTACATCTACTATAGTGATTTGTTCTGTCAATATTAAGAAAAGTGATACTTACCCCTTATGGCTTTTCTTTCTTGTTAAGAAATAACTGTTTGTAAGCAATAaaaattcatgtaaataaagaagaaaagccTAGATTTACGCCTAAACTATAGATTTTTGTTAGAAATTGACGACAATAATGGCTAAGTTGCAATTTCGTATATGATAGTTACCCTTTTTCTCCAAAGAAGCAAACAAAATCCCCGTATTCATTTTTGTCTAGTAGGCTGACAAAAATGGCAACACTTCCATGTTTGATGTCATATTTGCATTAAATCTGATgtttaaaaaaagtttttccTAGgtgaaatgattttcaaaaagaaCAAATTGAAGTCAATTGATTGATATTAAGTTGTTTAAGTATCTTTTCAATCAAGATGTTTATATAGTTTGCTTTCTCATTTGTGTTTTCTTGGGGTTGTAGGAGGTTTAACAGTTAGAGTTTTGAGTGAGAAATAAGGTTTGCATAATTAGGTTTGAAGTGAACTAGGCATCAAGTTAAGGTCTAATAAAAATGAGATTGATGTCCCACTTCATACCAAACCCATCGTTTCAAAAGGGTGGAAAGGGCACTGTATGTTTATAATTTATCATAAGCCAATAGATGTGTGATATGTAATTGCACAGAGACTTTTAGAACTTAACAATAGTTAACTAATATGCATCTATACCCCTGGATCAACTAGCAAACATTCACCTCTAATATTTTAAGCTCCAAAGGGCTCAGAAAAGAGCTTTGTACAATAAAAGATATCAGCTGAGATTTGTACATTTCATCCTTGGCATTGTTCCTTCTTGAATTATTCACCACCCAAAAGGCTTAAACTGGCGCATAACTCATTTTCTGTGTCTCAATTCCACCCCCCGCCCAccgccaaaaatatttttttaaaaaaaaaaacttggttTTAATTTAACTAACAAAAGTATGAAGCAAGTTTGATGTCAATAACCCCGACTCCTGCAAACATTTTTATGAGTAAAACAATAACATAGATAATTATTTGAGGAATAGGATATAGTTCCTTCAAGTTAATCCAGTATAAAAAGATGAGCAACAAACTTTACAGTATTTTGAGAATTGACAATTGAGATAAAGAACTTGGTCACAACCTAGCTAGGTCATTTCCAGTTAACTGCGAAAATGAATTGAAAACAGGATATTATCTTGAAGTTGATGCATCCAAGACAAAAGGTGTCTGCAGACTCCTATGTACACCTATATGCCAATTCTTCAGTGAAATATCAATAGGCAATCTCATCAAGGTGACGATCCATAACATGCGAGACGGTCTCAAGGAATGCATCTTCACTTGAGTCAGGGAGTGCGGAGTCCAGTGCTTCCTGAACAATCTCCTCAATCACAGATTCTTTGTTCAAGGTTTCCCGGCACATTATGTTACCTATGGTAAATGCCGTGAGGCCCTTCTCTACACCTTTCTTCAAAAGCATAGTAGAGATGCGGAGTGTGCGGGCACTTTCCAAAGGCATGTCCCACCCATAAAACTTCAACAAGGCAATGTCTTCTTCGGCATCAAGTGATTTTATGTAGTCAATGGTTTCGGAGCTAAATGGCCGACGAGCTTGTGGCCAATACAGCCAATCAAAAGTGACATCTTCAAACTGCAATATCATAAAAGATAAAGCAACTCAAAACCCAAAGGATACCAAAATTTTCCCAGGTCCTAACATATCTCCCTTCTATTGCCAATCTTAAATTAAAGAGAGAGATCAAGAGAGGATATAAATAACTCAAAACAATCTTTAAAAATCTACAAATTTTACAGGAGTTCTCTTTGTAGTAGTAGCAAGGCAGAAAGCAATGAGATATTAATTGCACTTTGAAACTTTTTCTGAAAGGGCACACTAACTACTTCGAATGTGTTTATTATGTCTCATGCAGAACAGATAATATCAGGCCTCTCAAAAGGCAGGGCAAGAAAGAGGTGGTCAGTTTTGTAAAGGCCCCAGTATTTCGCAGGTATCCATTGaccaataaaaatcataataacACTTGACATGAAAATGGTTTCCTTTTAATCCTTTGATTTGTGTTTTATCATCTAAAGGGCTTGCAAGTACGTAGAAATGCCGGGCAAACAATTGGATCGGAGATTACATCAAATCTGAACTGACGTAAATACCCTTAACCACAAAGTTGACACTAATGAATGAAACTTAACATGCCTCTGAATTCCCATCACAGTGAGTACTTAAAATCATAAAAGTAACTTGCTGGAAGGTTATGTAgatcacaaaaataaaattgtaaaagATGATTAACATCATGTTGTAACTACTTTAACCAATACAAGTGATAGACGTATCAGGAAGTGCAGCAGCATAAAACGTATCCACAGACAATGCATATCATACACcgaaagaaaaggaaataatgAAGACTTACACTCTCAGGTAAGCAGTAACCATGATCAATTGGAATGAGGACGATTTGCCCATCTTCACCTTTGCTCATTAATATATTCCCTGTATGCCTATCTGCATTAGCCATCCTCATATCAAGCACTGCAATCTTATGCACTTCCCCCACAGGAAAAGCACTCGGTCCCATATCCTCACAACTTCCGTTGTTGTCCATGAACTTTTGCAAGGACCCAATCTTAGGGTTGATACCGTCTGGGTGATTGAATCCGCTATGTAAACACCTCACAATGACAGTTGGTGGAACACCAGCAAAGCCCAGTGCCTCACTAGAAAATGAACGCCTACCACTTTTTGGATGATCCAAAAGGTAGGCAGCACATTCCCTTAGAGCACCTTCTCCGACTCTAGTTCCTTTCTTCAAGCCCTCGCCATCAACTGACAAAGGCAGCCCTCGTGGGTTATTCACAGCCATAGGCTCCTCGTCAATTGGTTTAAACACCGAAACCTTCTTACTCCCTGCTGCATCAAGCATAAAGTACGCTCCTCCTGTGCCTTCGGAGGATCTAATAGGATAATGCCCTCTATCTAACCCTTCAAGTGTAGAACCAATCAAATCACTAATCACCAAAGGCACTTCAATCTTTGGGTTAACAATGATAGGTTCCAAAATACTTGCCCTATCAGGAGGCTCCCTAGGAACCAAAAGCTTATTGTCTACTTCATTCCCACTCCTGTTCTCTGTTACCTTGTCATTCAGTTGTGGTGCCACAATAGACAACTCAAAATTCTTCTCCACCGGTCTTGCTCTAATTTTTGCAGATTTTCTCACAACAAAATGAATGACAGCATCATTGTTCTTGCAGATATCATGTATAAGCCTCTGATCCTCAAGTCTCTCACCATTGCAAAGCACTTCTTGTTCATCAATATCTACTAAAGCACCCTTCTTTTTAGCAATTTGTCGCTTCACGTATCCAACATCCCTGCTCCTATCCACATTAAAGGTAAACTCTTCACCAGAAGCAGTTTTCACATTGATAACCTGAAGATCTGATAACCTAAGGACCAAATGAAGAACATTTCCATCACCAACTCCGTAATCCTTAATAAGGGAATTGCTTCGAGCCAATTCCCGTCCTCCACATAccaatttttgatttttcacaACAAACCCTTTACAGGTCTGAATCCGAAGCTTCACCGAGTCAATTGAATCGTATTCCAGAACCCTCATTGGTACCATTGATCCTGACATAGCCACAAAAATCAAAAATGATTCTTGGCTATGTAAAAAATGTGAAGGAATCACCATAGACTCCTTGCAAATAGGACTAATTGCAATCACTCCAGCTGAAGACATCTTTCACTAATCCAAAAATTCTCAAACCCTAAATTCCAAAAATCAAATCAAGCTGAAAAATATAAGCCcctaaacaaaaaataataaaaagataatttacCGAGAATTTCACAAACCCATCTTTATATACAATCTGTGTTCCTCCTCACAGATCGAAACTGTAcaaatcaaaaaagaagaagaaaccaCATTAAAATTTCCCAAAGCCCTAGAGATTCATAATTGGCCCATATGTGTTAATTTACTTGAGATGGGCCATCGAAAAGCAAAAGCTAGAAGCTTTGGGAAACGGGAGATTAGGGTT
This window encodes:
- the LOC129886448 gene encoding uncharacterized protein LOC129886448, giving the protein MFDPYRSKPSRGRTNFASCICATVFLFFLVAAIVVAYFFLFKPKSPKIAVEAVRFPTFSVTNGTVNFTFFQYVSVTNPNRDEFTHYDSSLQLSYSGEPVGLVFIPAGKIDGGRTQHMSAKFDVQSYPLPAKLKADVSGGMIPTTAANGVGGGPTMEVETRMKLVGRVRVLKVFTHRVDSGVKCGVMIQVSSGSVLGVRC
- the LOC129886449 gene encoding phosphatidylinositol 4-kinase gamma 4, which gives rise to MSSAGVIAISPICKESMVIPSHFLHSQESFLIFVAMSGSMVPMRVLEYDSIDSVKLRIQTCKGFVVKNQKLVCGGRELARSNSLIKDYGVGDGNVLHLVLRLSDLQVINVKTASGEEFTFNVDRSRDVGYVKRQIAKKKGALVDIDEQEVLCNGERLEDQRLIHDICKNNDAVIHFVVRKSAKIRARPVEKNFELSIVAPQLNDKVTENRSGNEVDNKLLVPREPPDRASILEPIIVNPKIEVPLVISDLIGSTLEGLDRGHYPIRSSEGTGGAYFMLDAAGSKKVSVFKPIDEEPMAVNNPRGLPLSVDGEGLKKGTRVGEGALRECAAYLLDHPKSGRRSFSSEALGFAGVPPTVIVRCLHSGFNHPDGINPKIGSLQKFMDNNGSCEDMGPSAFPVGEVHKIAVLDMRMANADRHTGNILMSKGEDGQIVLIPIDHGYCLPESFEDVTFDWLYWPQARRPFSSETIDYIKSLDAEEDIALLKFYGWDMPLESARTLRISTMLLKKGVEKGLTAFTIGNIMCRETLNKESVIEEIVQEALDSALPDSSEDAFLETVSHVMDRHLDEIAY